The DNA region CTTCTGCTTCCAGACTGAGGTACAATAGTTTCCTCTCGTAATTCTTTGCCAAATGCAGAGCCCGGAGCAGTCTCTTGCTGTGTTCTCCTTGGCTTTCCATGCCAAAGCCATTTTGGTCTTTCACCGTAGGCCAAGTTGATGAATTTTCCCAAGTCGACCGTCTCGATATCACCAATATTGGCTTTATCTTTGCCTCCCACCATGCCAATGACAAGCTCGCCGCGTTTGCCACCAATTTCAGCGACCGTAGATTTGACCGCCCTGTGaacaccccaaccaccatctcccgcGGCTGCCTTGGCTGTGGCACTGTGCAGCTTGAGCAACGTCTGGCGGTCTAGACGTCTTGTCCTCTCTATCTTGACAGATTTTTGAAAGGTCCCAATGCCCTTTTTGGTGCTTTCAAGGTCAAAAACATCCTTGGCCACTGGTGCGCCAGAGTAACTGAGCCGATTCCTCGCTCCCATCAGCGTGCCGAGCATCGCTGCCACTGTTGTAGGACCCAGAATGCCGTCTGTCGGTTCGGTGTTGAAGTACTCGGAGCCAATCTCGGTCCACCAATTGTTGATTGCGGTCTCCGTCACGTCACAGAGTAGCCCATCCACGTATTCCGCATCCAGCATGCCAAAGATGTGAAGTGCCATCTGGCACATCCTAACCAGCTCCAGAACGGCCTGAGCAAAAGGTATCTTCTCGTTCGTTTTGTATAGTTGCAGAAATTTGGCCTGCGTAGCGGGTGTTGGATCTGTGAGGGTGAGTCCTGATCTCCCTGAGCACCCTAGCCGCTTGAGATTCTCGTTCACAATGAACACTTGGCGATGCTTCTGAATGTCTCCGTCGGGCACCGCAATCACAGTAAGGGCGGAAGGAAAGCTACTGAGGTTGGTGACCATGAGCTCTCCAATGTCTGTTTCCTTTGGCCGGGCATGGTAGTGTTGGATAGCGCTAAAGTATAAGCGTAATCTCGGCGACCaatccttctcttctcctggTATCTCCAGAACCCCGACGACGACCGAGTGCTTTGGATCAGCTGTGTAGGTCGCAATGACGAGGGCGGGTGATTGGCGCGAGCAAGCCCATTGTTCGACGAGGTATAGTTCGTAACCAGGGAGGACATATTTGCGCGTAATAACTGTCACTGTTGGATCGCCTTCGAGAAATCTACAGGCGCAAGCAGAAGCAACACATCAGCAAGCAAGATCGTTAACaagtggtggtttgtggAGCTCACTTGAAAGCTATAGGGTCCGGAAGCACGACTCGTCGGCGATTTGATGCAGGTGTAAGCGCAAGGGCAGCCTCCACTTTGGCGGCTGCGGCACCGTCTGGTGTCTCTGGCACCGCGGGCCTGGCATTCTTGTTTGAAGCTGTTCTCGCCAGCGTGATATCTTCTTCGCGATGTGCCCTGCCGTCGAGTGAGGCGGCAGGAGGAAAGGGTATCCGGATAGACATGGCGTGATACGGCGGTACGGCCGTTTTAAGATCAGGACCTAGGCGGCTTGTCACAGCTGGCACAACCGCCAATATCCATGTCAAACATGGAACCAGCACAAGCTACAAGAGCTCCATCGTGGGGCCGCCTGGGGCGGTGAGGCGTTCCTCCACCCCGGAGTTTGGTGGAGAGCTTCGGTATCTGTATGCAAGCAGCCGATCGTTTGGTGAGAATGGGGCTGGCGTTTTTGGTGTGTCGTTCAGTCAGGATAGGGGCGAAGTGGAATCGATTGCGTGTTGAGGGACTTGCAATGATTCGAGCGAGACCTCCTGGCTGTAGAGTTGGTGATAccttctcttctccgtcGCTGGCATGTGATATCCGTAGAAACGAGGCAACCAAACTTGCAACTGAGACCAGCTGAGACCTTGCTGCTTGCAGTGTTCCAGCTTTTGAATGCTGTTCCCGagaggccaagaagggaaGTTCCAGGTTGCCAAACACACCCCACCACGCCTACCAACTGCACTCCCCTGCCTCGCTGTGGACAAAATAACTGGCACTGCAAAAGTACTGAACCGCTGTGCCTCAAAGGATATTTGATAGGTCTTGAGAATTGTTAATAGGCCTTAAAATCTAGTTTATAGACCTTAAGAAATAGCTAAAAGGCCTATTTTGTATTTTAAAAGGTGTAAATGGATCGTCATTGTACATATTGCTGACTTGCAGTGCCAGTTATATTGTCCACATAATGCCTGCCACTTCAGGTAGTTCCTGGCCACCACATAGCGCTCggaccagcaccgccagcggGGTGGACGTCACCTGGGCGGGCAGCCCCAATCCATGGCTCACGCCACTGCAGCTGCATAGAGCGGGAAGGCGTTCAATGATTACAGATATGACGATTGATCTGGGTTATTTTATCCCGAACATCCACCGCCAGAAAGTCAACGATACACATTTCAACCGCCTTTAGTACACCTTACAGTGCCTCAATCCTTTATCAATTTGAACAAGGGTCATAGTCTCCAGGTGACGCCGTATCGCTAACCGGACTTGCGGTCTTGTCATTCCCACCCGAATCAAGCAGACAGGCTTGCAACTGCAGCTGACAGAGCCAGAGCAAGCCATTCGCGGCGGCGGACGACCATGGCGTCTGAGAAGCCCAAGCTGGAGGCG from Podospora pseudoanserina strain CBS 124.78 chromosome 1, whole genome shotgun sequence includes:
- a CDS encoding hypothetical protein (EggNog:ENOG503NVRW; COG:S) produces the protein MSIRIPFPPAASLDGRAHREEDITLARTASNKNARPAVPETPDGAAAAKVEAALALTPASNRRRVVLPDPIAFKFLEGDPTVTVITRKYVLPGYELYLVEQWACSRQSPALVIATYTADPKHSVVVGVLEIPGEEKDWSPRLRLYFSAIQHYHARPKETDIGELMVTNLSSFPSALTVIAVPDGDIQKHRQVFIVNENLKRLGCSGRSGLTLTDPTPATQAKFLQLYKTNEKIPFAQAVLELVRMCQMALHIFGMLDAEYVDGLLCDVTETAINNWWTEIGSEYFNTEPTDGILGPTTVAAMLGTLMGARNRLSYSGAPVAKDVFDLESTKKGIGTFQKSVKIERTRRLDRQTLLKLHSATAKAAAGDGGWGVHRAVKSTVAEIGGKRGELVIGMVGGKDKANIGDIETVDLGKFINLAYGERPKWLWHGKPRRTQQETAPGSAFGKELREETIVPQSGSRRTQSAPVEDELEAKKREDSPAIYAPPPVTNSAPITAESHNPGDRDALRKGIFKGVAGKVSDARSGLGRIRDAVGGGLRGHASRPSKDESPDTAISGYSSPSIATLAHSSTAVTSPVAVGKAFSWKVKPEEYANGAPKERDFGETGPSGLNGSAEGSETHPTGVRAESTSSQELLRAAEEKEALAEIRKDVLENTFSATASEAGDLDAQPQQFLGAQGSSDLPLSFLQRRHSFTTIEALQRPLNDARYPRRLSFSEAEEAVLGWHEIISLVDLSPSDAGMDPATTAFLQSQAELAYSLYHRLQEIQKDLANWVTGKLSGVDILNTTYGAQQAELQALYHAVSEAYARIRHSSGELVAEERGRLTEAVKDVEVLVAKLEYEISALVGKVNEVEDGVAQFEAQVEDLERRAEELKAALETESWAHYLVRTLTGIGSGPNITRARSR